In the genome of Bradyrhizobium arachidis, one region contains:
- a CDS encoding porin, with protein sequence MKLTKTLFLGSAAGLMAVSGAFAADLPVKAKAVEYVKICSLYGAGFYYIPGTDTCIKLGGYLRAEVGLNTNSIYDSQRTAPAAGRNRLSNYYTMRAREDLNIDTRTATEYGVVRTFFDATFSWTTGSYQGTGSGFGGTAYSSTLALNNAGASPALVGSSINPTDGGTSGGALGVYYAFIQFAGFTMGKAVSQFDAPWTNYPGNNFDGLVGGSGTVTGVNQFTYTADFGQGVTAAFSAEDATAYYQAGNLNVSSAAGAAAIAGLTTGALGANAIGGSRSPNLVGMVRVDQAWGLFQASVAAHDNHVAYYGATETTGHPDDKWGWAVQLALSIKNIPTGAGDVINISGVYTDGATRYNFQNLAGGSYIMYGGSSLAYQSVAAVTAPDTTYVTGGSQESVKTWGFRGAYTHNWDPYWNTAIYGAYAQAQFGGGTKTFLCGAGGVFSSVAGVTSCNPDFNIGQIGLITRWTPVKNLTFSGDFTWTHVDQKYAGVVAAGANFPVAKPAATTELKDQDSFTLLLRAQRNW encoded by the coding sequence ATGAAGTTAACGAAGACGCTCTTTCTCGGCTCGGCAGCCGGCCTGATGGCCGTCTCCGGCGCGTTCGCAGCCGATCTTCCCGTGAAGGCCAAGGCGGTCGAATACGTGAAGATCTGCTCGCTGTACGGCGCCGGCTTCTACTACATCCCGGGCACTGACACCTGCATCAAGCTGGGTGGCTATCTGCGCGCTGAAGTTGGTCTGAACACCAACAGCATCTATGACTCGCAGCGTACCGCGCCTGCCGCGGGGCGCAATCGCCTGAGCAACTACTACACCATGCGCGCTCGTGAAGATCTCAACATCGACACGCGCACCGCAACCGAATACGGCGTCGTCCGCACGTTCTTCGATGCGACGTTCTCCTGGACCACGGGTAGCTATCAAGGCACGGGTTCTGGGTTCGGCGGCACTGCCTATAGCAGCACGCTGGCCCTCAACAACGCTGGTGCGTCCCCGGCGCTGGTCGGTTCGTCGATCAACCCGACTGACGGCGGCACCTCGGGCGGTGCGCTCGGCGTGTACTATGCCTTCATCCAGTTCGCCGGCTTCACCATGGGTAAGGCCGTGTCGCAGTTCGACGCGCCCTGGACCAACTATCCCGGCAACAACTTCGACGGTCTCGTCGGCGGCTCGGGCACGGTCACTGGTGTCAACCAGTTCACCTACACCGCTGACTTCGGTCAGGGCGTGACGGCGGCGTTCTCGGCTGAAGACGCAACTGCGTACTACCAGGCCGGCAACCTCAACGTCAGCAGCGCTGCTGGTGCTGCTGCTATCGCCGGTTTGACCACTGGTGCGCTGGGTGCCAATGCCATCGGCGGCTCGCGTTCGCCGAACCTCGTCGGTATGGTGCGTGTCGATCAGGCTTGGGGTCTCTTCCAGGCGTCGGTGGCTGCGCATGACAACCACGTTGCCTACTACGGCGCGACCGAGACGACTGGTCACCCCGACGACAAGTGGGGTTGGGCGGTTCAGCTCGCTCTGTCGATCAAGAACATCCCGACCGGTGCGGGTGACGTGATCAACATCTCGGGCGTCTACACCGACGGCGCGACCCGCTACAACTTCCAGAACCTGGCGGGCGGCTCGTACATCATGTACGGCGGCTCGAGCCTTGCCTACCAGAGCGTCGCCGCGGTTACCGCTCCGGACACCACGTACGTCACAGGCGGTTCGCAGGAAAGCGTCAAGACCTGGGGCTTCCGTGGCGCTTACACCCACAACTGGGACCCGTACTGGAACACCGCGATCTACGGTGCCTACGCTCAGGCCCAGTTCGGTGGTGGGACCAAGACCTTCCTCTGCGGAGCTGGTGGCGTGTTCTCGTCGGTTGCGGGCGTGACCTCGTGCAATCCTGACTTCAACATCGGTCAGATTGGCCTGATCACCCGCTGGACCCCGGTCAAGAACCTCACGTTCTCGGGCGACTTCACCTGGACCCACGTCGACCAGAAGTATGCTGGCGTGGTTGCTGCCGGCGCCAACTTCCCGGTCGCCAAGCCGGCCGCGACAACCGAGCTGAAGGATCAGGACTCGTTCACCCTGCTGCTCCGCGCTCAGCGCAACTGGTAA
- a CDS encoding MarR family winged helix-turn-helix transcriptional regulator, translating to MIEKRLDRAITDFIWNVVEIHSQLEDIHTSWATLLGITEPQWLILMAITELDEGRGVAGIDIANKLRIHPAFVTNQTKSLEKGGFLSRRPAADDARFVLMSLTEKATTEIGKLSKRRLALNSTMFNELDEETLADLNAALAKLAKNARLAARLLAIDAS from the coding sequence ATGATTGAGAAGAGGCTCGACAGAGCGATTACGGACTTCATTTGGAATGTGGTCGAAATCCACTCTCAGCTCGAGGACATCCACACCAGCTGGGCCACCCTGCTAGGCATTACCGAGCCGCAGTGGCTCATCTTGATGGCCATCACCGAACTCGATGAGGGGCGCGGCGTCGCCGGAATCGACATCGCGAACAAGCTGCGGATCCATCCGGCCTTCGTGACCAACCAGACCAAGAGCCTCGAGAAGGGCGGATTCCTGTCGCGGCGACCGGCAGCCGACGATGCCCGCTTCGTCCTGATGTCGCTGACAGAGAAGGCGACGACGGAAATCGGCAAGCTCTCCAAGAGAAGGCTCGCCTTGAATTCGACCATGTTCAATGAGCTCGATGAGGAGACCTTGGCCGATCTGAATGCTGCGCTGGCCAAGCTCGCCAAGAACGCGCGGCTTGCTGCACGATTGCTGGCCATCGACGCTTCGTAA
- a CDS encoding alpha/beta hydrolase family protein, which translates to MDGGHWPHGSCDGAGGSLVRLRRRASEFFDSLPVAELASEAHRRLWISDWLRVAEDYRTLAEFARADRSGRIAHEAWMCAQTAIQVARSLSCQEDIADADLADKLATGLKSFEDDAGLAIDRVEIDCFGQEVLAGFFVQGGRRGPRAPVVICISDEHITGSSMMGRLPPALLRRNMSLLLIDACNSTHRRSFKPEHVLQCCLDYLEARPDIDQQRIAIYGEGAAAPHASRLALTDGRIAAAVCDGGLLTQFMRRAPFRWMTGLEQSDQDGNSTGSMLPSRRLSCPLLVVVGSRSMVREHEALELRTFYRQAGADCSIVVPNCIPHPLGEVENFIAVDDFIFEWLDSKLGAGRQLDLVTYL; encoded by the coding sequence ATGGACGGTGGTCATTGGCCTCATGGTTCTTGTGACGGCGCCGGTGGAAGCCTGGTACGCTTGCGTAGACGCGCGTCCGAATTCTTCGATAGCTTGCCCGTTGCAGAACTGGCGAGCGAGGCACACAGGCGGCTATGGATTTCGGACTGGTTGCGGGTCGCAGAAGACTATCGGACCTTGGCCGAATTCGCGCGCGCGGACCGTTCTGGCCGGATCGCGCATGAAGCGTGGATGTGCGCGCAGACGGCGATCCAAGTCGCGCGAAGCCTGTCTTGTCAGGAAGACATCGCGGACGCCGACCTCGCAGACAAGCTCGCGACCGGCCTGAAAAGCTTCGAGGATGACGCTGGCCTTGCGATCGATCGCGTCGAGATCGATTGCTTTGGTCAGGAGGTGCTTGCCGGCTTCTTTGTCCAGGGCGGGCGTCGGGGGCCTCGCGCACCCGTGGTCATCTGCATCAGTGACGAGCACATCACCGGCAGCTCGATGATGGGTCGGCTGCCGCCAGCCTTGCTTCGCCGCAACATGTCGCTGCTGCTGATCGACGCCTGCAATTCGACCCATCGTCGTTCTTTCAAGCCGGAGCATGTGCTGCAATGCTGCCTGGACTATCTGGAGGCTCGTCCGGATATCGACCAGCAGCGGATCGCGATCTATGGCGAAGGCGCCGCCGCCCCGCATGCATCCCGTCTTGCACTCACGGATGGCAGGATCGCTGCCGCCGTTTGCGACGGTGGCCTTCTGACGCAGTTCATGCGCCGGGCGCCGTTTCGCTGGATGACCGGACTGGAGCAGAGCGACCAGGACGGGAACTCGACAGGCTCGATGCTGCCGTCGCGTCGACTATCTTGTCCGCTTCTGGTGGTCGTCGGCAGTCGCTCGATGGTGCGCGAGCACGAGGCTCTCGAACTTCGAACGTTCTATCGGCAGGCCGGAGCCGATTGCTCGATCGTGGTGCCGAATTGCATCCCTCACCCGCTGGGCGAGGTCGAGAATTTCATCGCCGTGGACGACTTCATTTTCGAATGGCTCGACAGCAAGCTTGGAGCTGGCCGTCAGCTGGATCTCGTCACCTATCTCTAG
- a CDS encoding ketopantoate reductase family protein produces the protein MARNILILGASYGSLLGTKLLMAGHNVTLVCRAKTAELINREGTEVRIKLRDEAAHRAIFSRDLPGKLDAVTPANVDLSRYDMVGLAMQEPQYTNHTVRVLMVKIAAAKLPCLSIMNMPPLPYLKRIPALADMDLEEAYTNAQVWERFEPGLVTLCSPDPQAFRPPEDAANVLHVGLPTNFKASAFADEKHNKVLRELEADIDAVTLDGHDVPVKLKVFDSLFVPLAKWSMLLTGNYRCITPHEPQSIRDAVHGDLQRSQTIYDHVDAIARKLGADPQDQVPFAKYAKAAESLLKPSSAARAVASGAPFIERVDLLVKLISHQLGVPNAEIDRTVDTVDQKLNEKIVQGGSGAQ, from the coding sequence ATGGCGCGTAACATATTGATTCTCGGAGCTTCCTACGGCTCGTTGCTGGGCACGAAGCTGCTGATGGCCGGGCACAATGTGACATTGGTCTGCCGCGCCAAGACCGCTGAGCTGATCAACCGCGAAGGTACCGAAGTACGCATCAAGCTGCGCGACGAAGCCGCGCACCGGGCTATCTTCTCGCGCGACCTGCCCGGCAAGCTCGACGCGGTGACGCCGGCCAATGTCGACCTCTCGCGCTACGACATGGTCGGCCTCGCGATGCAGGAGCCGCAATACACCAACCACACGGTGCGCGTTCTCATGGTCAAGATCGCCGCGGCGAAGCTGCCGTGCCTGTCGATCATGAACATGCCGCCGTTGCCTTATCTCAAGCGCATTCCGGCGCTCGCGGACATGGATCTCGAGGAGGCCTACACCAACGCGCAGGTGTGGGAGCGCTTCGAGCCGGGCCTGGTGACACTGTGCTCGCCCGATCCGCAGGCGTTCCGCCCGCCGGAGGACGCGGCGAACGTCCTCCATGTCGGCCTGCCCACGAATTTCAAGGCATCGGCCTTCGCCGACGAGAAGCACAACAAGGTGCTGCGCGAGCTAGAGGCCGACATCGACGCGGTGACGCTCGACGGCCACGACGTGCCGGTGAAGCTGAAAGTGTTCGACTCCCTGTTCGTGCCGCTGGCGAAATGGTCGATGCTGCTGACCGGCAACTACCGCTGCATCACGCCGCACGAGCCGCAATCGATCCGCGACGCCGTTCACGGCGACCTCCAGCGCTCGCAGACGATCTACGACCATGTCGATGCGATCGCCCGCAAGCTCGGCGCCGATCCGCAGGACCAGGTGCCGTTCGCGAAATACGCCAAGGCCGCCGAGAGCCTGCTCAAGCCCTCGTCGGCTGCGCGCGCGGTCGCGAGCGGCGCACCCTTCATCGAGCGCGTCGACCTCCTGGTGAAGCTGATCTCGCATCAGCTCGGCGTGCCCAATGCTGAGATCGATCGCACGGTCGACACCGTGGACCAGAAGCTGAACGAGAAGATCGTGCAGGGCGGGTCCGGCGCGCAGTAG
- a CDS encoding YkgJ family cysteine cluster protein produces MDQAMLSVVRAVEAGATTMKGVIDATGLSRLKIERALTALEKQKLLVRDGQGFRATGLPKTARPARQCGSCNACCDILEVAAVDKPVNQLCKHWQTGTGCTIYDRRPQMCRSFVCAWLQGHLDDEWFPAKAGLIVHFSQDAVNVTADDHCPDRWREEPYFSKLAEWSLNGIRRIGNRGYATLIVSGPDRFMLLGRTIVPEPTLFGTAFLPLTQDTFRYWRAKSPEHLQRLHERIAEIERIRQEFGSCAIPDNEDDDPQAPYRPALLRLSNHA; encoded by the coding sequence ATGGATCAGGCAATGCTGAGCGTCGTTCGCGCGGTCGAGGCGGGCGCGACGACGATGAAGGGCGTGATCGACGCCACCGGGCTATCCCGTCTCAAGATCGAACGTGCATTGACCGCGCTGGAGAAGCAGAAGCTGTTGGTCCGCGACGGCCAGGGTTTTCGCGCGACCGGCCTGCCGAAGACGGCGCGTCCCGCCCGGCAATGCGGTTCCTGCAACGCCTGCTGCGACATCCTCGAGGTGGCCGCCGTCGACAAGCCGGTGAACCAGCTCTGCAAGCATTGGCAGACCGGCACGGGATGCACCATCTACGACCGCCGTCCGCAGATGTGCCGCTCGTTCGTCTGTGCTTGGCTGCAGGGCCATCTCGACGACGAGTGGTTCCCCGCAAAGGCCGGGCTCATCGTCCATTTCAGCCAGGACGCGGTCAACGTCACCGCAGACGACCATTGTCCCGATCGCTGGCGGGAAGAGCCTTACTTCAGCAAGCTCGCCGAATGGTCGCTGAACGGCATCAGGCGGATAGGCAACCGCGGCTATGCGACCCTCATCGTGTCCGGCCCCGACCGGTTCATGCTGCTCGGACGCACCATCGTTCCGGAACCGACGCTGTTCGGCACCGCGTTCCTGCCGCTGACGCAGGACACGTTCCGCTATTGGAGGGCAAAATCGCCCGAACATCTGCAGCGGCTGCACGAGCGCATCGCCGAGATCGAGCGGATCAGGCAGGAATTCGGCTCCTGCGCGATTCCCGACAACGAGGACGACGATCCGCAGGCGCCCTATCGGCCCGCACTTCTGCGGCTCTCGAATCACGCCTGA